The sequence TCTTTTTCTCATTAACTCTTTTAAGCAATTTTATTAGCCCTCCTCATCTCTCCATCTGTcccatttatttcattttccttcCCTCTCAAAACCCAACTCCCCATTTGACTTGCAGAAGGCTTTAGGCTATGAAACTTCACCAGTTGAGTTGAGCTGGAGCTGACTCAAATCGAGTTGGGTTTTTCTCCATTAACATGGGTTCACTGCTTCTGCAAGTAAATGGAAGATTCTTCCCTTCACCACCACAGTTTCAGCCTTATTTTCTTGCTGCACAGCCTCCTCCTCTAGCTCAATCCAGCGGATTCAACTTGGAAAACAAGGTGAGTCCAAGTGTACTTCTCATCATAATCATTCTAGCTATTGTCTTCTTTGTCTCTGGTTTGCTTCATCTTCTTGTTAGATTCCTATGGACTCCCCCATTACATAGAGACCCTGAGAATTCAGACAATGTCACTGCCTTTCAAGGCCAATTACAGCAGCTCTTTCATCTTCATGATTCTGGGGTTGACCAATCCTTTATTGATACCCTTCCTGTTTTCCATTACAAAGCCATTATTGGATCCAAATCCCCATTTGACTGCGCTGTTTGTCTCTCTGAGTTTGAGCCAGAGGATAAACTCAGACTATTGCCAAAATGTAGCCATGCTTTTCATACAGAATGTATTGATACATGGCTTTTGTCTCACTCAACTTGCCCTTTGTGTAGATCTAGTTTATTACCTGATCATTTCTCCCCACATACTACTTGTGGACCAATTGTTCTTGTTCTTGAATCTGGGAGCGAGAGTTCTAGAGATATGGTATCAGACAGAGAGGGTACAAATCAGATTTCAGTGTCAAATTCGCATATGGGTCTTGGTGGAAATGGGGTATTTGAAGCTGGGTCGAGTGAGATTGAGAAATTAGAGGATTCAAACGCAACTGTAGTGACTGTGAAGCTTGGAAAATACAAAAATGTTGATGCAGGGGAAGGTGGAAGTAGCGAGAACAAGAATGTGGATTCTCGTAGGTGTTTTTCAATGGGGTCTTTTGAATATGTAATGGACGAGAATTCTTCACTGAAAGTCGCCATTAGAAGCACCCCAGTGAAGAAGCAACCAAGCAGGAAGCCAGCTCTGCCATTGACGCCTGGTTACAGAGCAGCCATGTCCGAATACGACTGTGAATCCAGAAGAGAGTTCAAACTCACTGGAATTGAACCTCTTCAGGAAATGAAAACGGGTGAGAATGCTAATAGCAATAACAACAAAATAGAAAGTCTCTCTGTATCAAAGATTTGGCTGAGAGGGAAAAATCCGAGAGAAGATTCGTCAAGAAGGGCAGTTTCGTTTCGATTTCCCCTGCAAAGGGATCGAGGTGTTTCAGAGATGGAGGTTAGCAGATGGGAAAATGAAGTTCAAGATGAAATGGAATTCGATGAAGAAAATCAGAGCCGTAACAGTTTGGAATCTCAATTAAATCAATCTTTCGCAAAGAGGACGTTACAATGGCTCATGGGAACAAGATTAAACAAGGTTACTCACTTTGAATCATCATCACCTTCATCCTCTGTTTCAAATATCTAATTGTTCTctgtttaaatattttgatcTATTATGTAGAATATagataatagaaaatagaaataatCGATTAAAGAAAAGAAGTGTAAGCAAGAAAATTTTTCGTTAAAATTTAGTTGTTGTTATTGAAGTGGTTTAGATTGGGAATTGGGATGCATGAACAGAGGAAGGATGAATGAAATTGACGGGACAATAAAGGCAATAAATACGAAATGggaatttaaattcaaaatgaaTTGGAAGGGGAAGAAATGTCGACGACTTATGGGGGCAACAGGCTGTAATAATGgttacaaattttgattttcatttattggttttgggGCTCTAAAACAATAATGACTGATATTAATACGGTCACGGCAGAGGCGCCGTAAAGGAAGCCACTGTCAGTTggaatttttgttatttataggTTACATTTATCAAGTTgcctaaatttaaatttaaatttaactcaatttcTCTAAGTTGAAAAACCttcttattacttttttttttctcaaaagaaaacattttatttttttaaatagttggGTGAAagacataaaaaatattattattttaaatcaagTATCATTCGATTTAAATCTTCCATAATTATGTGTCACTAAACTAAACATCATGAATATGACTCATTTTGTTATTTGACTAATAGTCACAAAATCAAATCCtcacaaatttaaaaaagataaaagtcATTTTATCATGTTGAGAGATATTTGTACTTTCTCGTTAATAAGTTGAAGCTTCTATTTATTATCTAATGCGAATTATATTCAATAACTCAAAATTACCAATGAGATTATTGTCAACTTGGACTTAGCAGGATTAATGTCAAGATTATTGTACTAAGTaatgtgagtttctttttctttttttatttcagTGAGCCAATTTATTTGAACAAacattcttttaataaaaataaaaacactaaaaaaacaACAGAATTTTAagacaaatattattttttaactaaagGCGATTTATGAGTATCAAATTTTTAGAagtaaatttaatcttcttaaAATTGTAAGGATGAATTTGGAAACCGTgtttccaaaaataataataataataacaacaataatatgaAATGTTACATACTTACATTTGAAGGGGAAAAAGTAATAGAAAATTCATATACTATTAATGAATACTTAAAACAAGTTATatcttaaataattttatatggATGTATACTCTATTTCATAtgataggtttttttttttggagaaactttttaATATGATAGTTTATCTAAAATATTCTAATTTCATGTTGGATTGATTATCAAAAACCAAATTCCTTTggacaatatttttcttttggttttgacAAAACCAAGAATTTCGTTTTAGCTCTGGCATCACTTCCTTCTAAAAGATGTTCACTACTTCACACAATTCACATTGCTCAGAGTTTGTTTTGATTTATATACAAGGAAATAAAAAGggcaaactatttatagaattagttaaaaaaaatattgatagatattgatagacttctgtTAACATTTATCCGTTTTTATTATCGAtaactaatagacttctatcaacctctattaaataagattaaaattttgttattttatgtaaacagttttacttatttttttatttttgaaaatcccccaACATTAGTGAGAAAAGAAGTGATAACGTCCAAAaacaaagtaatgaaaataTACACAAAGTAGATATAATATCATATTATTTTGGAGATAAAGTCAATATTTCATTGTCTTTATATAAACACCATCATAGTAACATGGGCAAATTAAACTTGATGTTTAAGGTGTCCAAATCCTTTTATTTTTGCTTGATTTTAAGATAAATACACTTGAAACCCATCAGAATGTGTATTTCGATACAACTCATAGGGATTGATCAAAATTCGAAGCATCCGACTAAAGAACCAAAaaactaatataatataattctGTATTTGACatgtactatttttttttctttttgaatttggAGTTTTGAAGATATAGTTGTTGCAATTTTTTTTGgacagcaaaaaaaaaaaaaaaagttgacaagagaaacaacaaattttaaagtttcatttgaaaaaagggcaaaaaagtttcaaaattataaaaatagtaaaatgaatttatataataaaaaaaatactaattagtaaatgacaaaactaccctaaaacaacaaaattaagtacaaacgaaaactttaaaaataacacGAATACCACAAATACACTACCTAGACATTCTAGAACCACAAATACAATGTATCTAAACATTCCATAAGCAATATTAAAAATCACCCAATATGGTCCTTAATGCTTCTCGCTACCTATATAACGTGTGTATACAAGAGAAGATGACAAACAGTCGATGAGGGTCAATAGAAACTTATGGATGTATACAAAAATAGACTTCCTTCAAGgtgagaaagagcaaagttgattttacgagtaaagttgttgttggcaagtgaatatgtgaagaaattgCAACTTCATGATGATGTGACCATTGGAAGTATGATTGTGTTTGACATCAAACAAGTTGTAGGgagtttcatcttcttcattccaTGTGATCATTTTGTTTATAAGATCTTGAAAGCCAACTTTAAACACTATTAATCCTAGAACGtcattgttgaaaatgatgttcaAGGTAGAAATAAAAGTAGGAAACATGTGTGAAGTGAAAAAAAGGTTAGCAACCTGGTGAGGGTGGTCGTTAAAAGCTAGCTAATGGAATTTAAGAAAGAGTTACTGAACCAACTATCGAAGACATAAGATTGCAAAGGAGAAAATGAGACTTTGGGTAGTTAAGCGAACAAGATGGAGAAGATGAGATTTAGGGTTTTCTGTTATcttcataataataatattattcagaataataatattattaacattaatattcataataaactaaaaaaaatacacacccacatgtttcaaacatttaaGTTTTAATTCctatttatatgtttctttttaggTTCAACAAGCCATTTTTACGTGtttgtatatgaaaaattgaaaacatcgaaaatatgaagaaaaaaaaatcaaattaatttgataacaatatgtacaaaataataataaaaaaatatttagatataattgaatttgtaacaaacatataaacaatTCAAAAGTTAgttggataaaatcaaatttgataataaaaaataaagtcaaatgtaagttggagagaaaaaacagtaagtttttgtttattctgattaaaaaaattcggagttcgtttatttacaattacactgtattcataattccattttcataagcttcaacaattacactatatttataacttcatCAACCACAAAACTTAAGAAAGAAGCGTTGTAGAGGCATAGCAAAAATAGCAAGATTGCAAAagtgaatacttatttgtttgtcaaaaagataaattaatgatataataatataataagatgataatgaataaaaggtaattaaaaaatacaaaaaagatcaaatttaaatgaaatatactgtttattagatgataatatgtataaaatatttcgTAAAATCCtaattagaataaaaaaaatttaatctgaatttagaataataaaaaatgaataaaataatataaaatctaaaaatgtattataaattaaaatccaaatggtgataaacaaattaaatattgattaattttgaatattttcgaaaagtggttaaatcaaatcaaaacaaatcgctaatttgaatcaattaagggagaaaaatgaggaagaaattagtttattttaaatcaattgaagtagttatcaaaatctaattttaaaataaattcaaattccaaaagaggtaaAAAGTTAGAGAATGACGGTCATTTTTCAGTTTAGAAATTGAATCTgttagaatataatatgattaatttgattattaatCAAGTTCTccaattatattgtatttatatatcGGTTATTAATCAAGTTCTTCACTTACACTGTATTTATATCTTGATTATTAATAAAACTCTACACTTacattgtatttaatatttCAGACATACGAACGAACTAAGAGCAAATCAAGTACTATCGAAATATCAGCTAACATAGTGACTAAATATGAAATAATATGTACATTtgaatctaataacatatataaaacaatttaaaacttaaaaaatatgaaaaaaaaaatatatgattaatttattagaaatatgtataaaataatgaaaaacaattcaaacatttgaatagatttaaaatttaattagataaatgaaatttgataatacatagatatttaaaatataaataaatttggtAGAGAAATCTGCATATTTAATTcaactaaaattaatatgaaaagtggttaaacaaaatctaaactaataataaaatctgCATTGAAACTTAACTATGTGAGGAAAATCAGGGAGGGTTATTATTTACCggttttgtcatttttcaaaatcaaactccAAGAAAATACAAGTATTATCAAATTTGAGTACAAccatacaaaaaaataaaaaaacccaCGATATCCTTCTTCTATGATCTTCTTCTATCCTTCTTCCAGCCCATCCAAAACTATCGACGATTAGGATACCTCTTCCAGCCCTCTTCAATATTTGATCTGCGATCTGCATAGTAAGCTTCCATCCATCTATCGTTTAGTttcttcctttttgtttttttttttattcgaaAAACTTTAACCCAACTATCTTCTTCAAAACCCTAAAAACTACAAATCGAAAAAACGCTACCGTCGTCGATGACAATCTTCTTCCAGCACATTTGTTCCATTTATCCATCAAATATCGAAGGGGAGAATTAATCAATACTTGTAAAAGAACACTGAAATCAACCACAAAATCACATTTAAAGGTAAGAAAAAACGTAGtttcataattgtttttttttttttttctttttggttattTAGTTGATTGATTATTGtttatgtaatttgaacttcaaatttgtttttgtttagggtctatcagtgatagatttctGTCACCAATAAACTTGAAGAATGTtgaacttattttttatttttcatgaatAAGTAAATGTATAGTTTCACTGTTTTTTTCTCTGGTGTTGTtgattgaagtctatcaatgataagtCCTATCACTGATATACATAATGGATCATATGGATGTTGAATGTATTTTTATGGAATGTAAGTAATTTACCATTTCACTGCTGTTTATTACTAGtattattttttgttgttgattaGGCTATGCTATTGATaggtttctatcactgataaacttaGTTTCATTTTTGTTTAGTTGATAGACTATCGCTAGCCTGCTTTTAGACTTCAAATATGTTGTTGATTATGGTCTACTTGTGATAAGTTTCTAACATTAGAACATTAGAACTTGAAGAACCatcaaacaaaaaaatgaaaaaatagaagATGTTCACTCTaacatatatcttttttttttttttttttttttttttttttttttttttttttgtttaaataggCAAAAAAAATTCCTAAAGAAAGTTGGAATTCCATTTTGAAAGTCACACTAGACCATATCATTAAAGGCTTAAATTCTAGGTTTAAAAATATCCAAAGTAGCTTTACAACTTCTAGCACATTTGATTAGAAGACAACACGTCTCTACTGATaacaatgtttttcttttcaacattGAAGATAACATTGTAGAGTTTAGGTTGAgggatttttatttgattactGGATTAAATTGTAATGAATACCCTGTTGTTTAGATGAAACTGAAGAAAATAATTCAGAAATTAGACGAGCATTTTTTAGAATTGAAACTAGTATCACTAGAGAAAATCTGAAGAatgcatttaaatatttttctagtTGTTGTAgtgatgaaagaaaaataacaaaacttaCCAATCTTTATTTGCTGAAAAACTTGTTGATTCTAGAACAACCTCataattatatggattggaaACATGTTAAGATGTTGAATGATGAGGAAAAGTATGGGGAAAGTGTCTTATAGTCTTACCGTATAGtttttcaagaaatttattAAGATTAAACCAAAACCAGTTGTCTATCTGCAAGGCTTCCCCATAGTTTTAGCTTGTTTGGCATATGAAATACTTCCTAAACTTTCCGAGGGGTTCGCAAAAAGAATAGGAAATGACTTTCCAAGAATCTTGAATTGGGAAACAACAAAACAATCAGATTGACAAGATCTTAATGACAACATCTTCTCGGAACGAAatgtaagtttttattttttttcattagtaattgtgatacaagtctatcagtgatagaaaaaTATTAGTTTTGGTCTATTAGTAACGGGGTCTATT comes from Benincasa hispida cultivar B227 chromosome 2, ASM972705v1, whole genome shotgun sequence and encodes:
- the LOC120070889 gene encoding RING-H2 finger protein ATL13; its protein translation is MGSLLLQVNGRFFPSPPQFQPYFLAAQPPPLAQSSGFNLENKVSPSVLLIIIILAIVFFVSGLLHLLVRFLWTPPLHRDPENSDNVTAFQGQLQQLFHLHDSGVDQSFIDTLPVFHYKAIIGSKSPFDCAVCLSEFEPEDKLRLLPKCSHAFHTECIDTWLLSHSTCPLCRSSLLPDHFSPHTTCGPIVLVLESGSESSRDMVSDREGTNQISVSNSHMGLGGNGVFEAGSSEIEKLEDSNATVVTVKLGKYKNVDAGEGGSSENKNVDSRRCFSMGSFEYVMDENSSLKVAIRSTPVKKQPSRKPALPLTPGYRAAMSEYDCESRREFKLTGIEPLQEMKTGENANSNNNKIESLSVSKIWLRGKNPREDSSRRAVSFRFPLQRDRGVSEMEVSRWENEVQDEMEFDEENQSRNSLESQLNQSFAKRTLQWLMGTRLNKVTHFESSSPSSSVSNI